A single genomic interval of Syntrophales bacterium harbors:
- a CDS encoding AAA family ATPase has translation MARKDASPPLIIFDKIHKYRDWKNYLKGVYDGSSNGYRFLVSGSGRLDIYQKQGKAGG, from the coding sequence GTGGCCAGGAAGGATGCCAGCCCTCCGCTGATCATTTTCGACAAAATTCACAAATACCGGGACTGGAAAAATTATCTGAAGGGGGTTTACGACGGCTCCAGCAACGGGTACCGTTTTCTGGTGTCCGGCAGTGGCCGCCTGGATATTTATCAGAAACAAGGAAAAGCAGGAGGTTGA